One part of the Mariniflexile litorale genome encodes these proteins:
- a CDS encoding glycoside hydrolase family 2 TIM barrel-domain containing protein — MIHGITYLNKLNAFLAFAFLISLSISAQETQKIYLSGKDFKNPVAWEFMCTDGNNSKKWSTINVPSNWELEGFGEYTYGRWYKELNQKEPSKEEGFYKYKFHIPASYKGQNITLVFGGAMTDTDVKINGKSVGETHQGGFYEFKFDITSLVNYGTENLLEAHVSKHSSNNTVNNAERKTDWWLFGGIYRPVWLEVSPKSYIKHVAVDAKMDGSFTADLELVNIPKNSKIEASITPIGSNETFETVTIPANAKTGVQTIKAKWNHIKTWDPESPNMYRLHLSLKKDGKTLHTSKTKIGFRTLEFLKKDGIYVNGKKIIMKGINRHSIWPESGRSTDKVISDLDVNLLKDMNMNAVRFHYPPDTHFLEACDSLGLFVLNELAGWQNGYDTKTGTKLIKETVQRDVNHPSVIIWDHGNEGGWNYDIDHVFHEYDPQKRIVIHPWADFDGWDVHHYPTYLTGMHRFNNGENVFFPTEFMHGTYDNGIGAGLEDFWKRYKESPLFAGGFIWAMLDEAVLRTDWTGEQKYDSKGSLAADGVLGPHREKEGSFFTVKEVWSPIQFEPKLVTSKFDGSFFIKNEYIYTNLNECKLEYRVLKAANNILYTNDKTEVIDSNTIRIENIEPGETRKIQFGIPTNFFEGDWLEIIANDKHGREIYTWSWPIHRAPYFADKLLAKETSTKNTTATKSKDNILLSSEKLRVNFNTTTGEITSIENNQGHVPFINGPKPIGMKAKIENVSIEQNIDGAVCFFNYFGGIHSIKWTLFNDGRLKMEMVILKDAGRNDGFDGSAFEDKISKLGITFDYPEEGVKSIKWFGNGPYHVWKNRIKGTTFGLWEKDYNNTITGESFENLIYPEFKGYHANLIGANLKTEKGDIKFFSENDKLFLRLFTPDLPKNAFEGTHPQPEFPEGNISFMYEIPAMRAFKPLEHQGPESQPTNIRIKNGDDGIPMTLWFDFRDN; from the coding sequence ATGATACACGGAATTACATACCTAAATAAACTTAATGCATTTTTAGCTTTTGCTTTTCTTATTTCTTTAAGCATTTCTGCACAAGAAACTCAAAAAATATACTTATCTGGTAAAGATTTTAAAAACCCTGTTGCATGGGAATTTATGTGTACCGATGGTAACAACAGCAAAAAATGGAGCACCATAAATGTGCCTTCCAACTGGGAATTAGAAGGCTTTGGAGAATATACTTATGGCAGATGGTATAAAGAATTAAACCAAAAAGAACCAAGTAAAGAGGAAGGGTTTTATAAATACAAATTCCATATTCCTGCAAGTTATAAAGGACAAAACATCACCCTTGTTTTTGGAGGTGCCATGACTGATACTGATGTAAAAATAAATGGTAAATCGGTCGGAGAAACGCATCAAGGTGGATTTTATGAGTTTAAATTCGACATCACCTCCTTAGTAAATTACGGTACAGAAAATCTTTTAGAAGCGCATGTATCTAAACACTCAAGCAACAATACAGTTAATAATGCGGAACGAAAAACCGACTGGTGGTTATTTGGTGGTATCTACCGTCCGGTTTGGTTAGAAGTTTCTCCTAAATCATATATAAAACATGTTGCCGTTGACGCTAAAATGGATGGTTCATTTACTGCAGATTTAGAACTTGTTAATATTCCTAAAAACAGTAAAATAGAAGCCAGTATCACACCTATTGGAAGTAATGAAACATTTGAAACAGTTACAATTCCTGCAAATGCTAAAACGGGTGTTCAAACCATCAAGGCAAAATGGAACCATATAAAAACCTGGGATCCAGAATCACCTAATATGTATAGGCTTCATTTATCGCTTAAAAAAGATGGTAAAACCCTGCATACTTCAAAAACCAAAATCGGTTTTAGAACTTTAGAATTTCTTAAAAAAGATGGTATTTATGTGAATGGTAAAAAAATCATCATGAAAGGCATCAACAGGCATAGTATTTGGCCCGAATCAGGTAGAAGTACCGATAAAGTTATTAGTGATTTAGATGTTAATTTATTAAAAGACATGAATATGAATGCGGTGCGTTTTCATTATCCGCCCGACACTCATTTTCTTGAAGCTTGCGATTCTTTAGGTCTTTTTGTTTTAAATGAACTTGCTGGTTGGCAAAACGGCTATGATACAAAAACAGGTACCAAATTAATTAAAGAAACCGTTCAACGTGATGTTAACCATCCCTCGGTAATTATTTGGGATCATGGTAATGAAGGTGGCTGGAATTACGACATAGACCATGTTTTTCATGAATACGACCCGCAAAAACGAATTGTTATTCATCCTTGGGCAGATTTTGATGGTTGGGACGTACACCATTATCCTACTTATTTAACAGGCATGCATCGTTTTAATAATGGTGAAAATGTTTTTTTTCCAACCGAATTTATGCACGGTACTTACGATAATGGTATTGGTGCTGGGTTAGAAGATTTTTGGAAACGTTATAAAGAAAGTCCGCTTTTTGCCGGAGGCTTTATTTGGGCTATGCTAGATGAAGCTGTTTTACGAACCGATTGGACAGGTGAACAAAAATACGACTCAAAAGGATCACTTGCAGCCGATGGCGTGTTAGGACCTCATCGAGAAAAAGAAGGTAGTTTCTTTACAGTAAAAGAAGTATGGTCGCCCATTCAATTTGAACCAAAACTTGTAACATCAAAATTTGATGGCTCTTTTTTCATTAAAAACGAATACATCTATACCAATTTAAATGAATGTAAATTAGAATATCGCGTTTTAAAAGCAGCAAACAATATTCTTTATACTAACGACAAAACTGAAGTTATTGATTCAAACACCATTCGTATTGAGAATATTGAACCTGGTGAAACTAGGAAAATTCAATTCGGAATACCTACCAACTTTTTTGAAGGCGATTGGTTGGAAATTATTGCAAACGACAAACATGGTAGAGAAATTTATACTTGGTCATGGCCAATTCACCGTGCTCCCTACTTTGCCGACAAGCTATTAGCTAAAGAAACTTCAACAAAAAATACTACCGCTACTAAATCAAAAGACAATATTCTTTTATCTAGCGAAAAGTTACGGGTTAATTTTAATACTACAACGGGTGAAATTACAAGTATTGAAAACAATCAAGGTCATGTACCTTTTATCAATGGACCAAAACCTATTGGTATGAAAGCCAAAATAGAAAACGTTTCCATAGAACAAAACATAGATGGTGCCGTATGTTTTTTTAACTATTTCGGTGGTATTCATTCTATAAAATGGACGTTATTTAACGATGGCAGACTAAAAATGGAAATGGTTATATTAAAAGATGCAGGTAGAAATGATGGTTTTGATGGATCTGCTTTTGAAGATAAAATTAGTAAACTAGGAATCACCTTTGATTATCCAGAAGAAGGCGTAAAAAGCATAAAATGGTTTGGTAATGGTCCTTATCATGTTTGGAAAAACAGAATAAAAGGCACCACATTTGGTCTTTGGGAGAAAGACTATAACAACACCATAACGGGTGAAAGTTTTGAGAATTTAATCTATCCAGAGTTTAAAGGTTATCATGCAAACTTAATAGGCGCCAATCTTAAAACAGAAAAAGGTGATATTAAATTTTTTAGCGAAAATGACAAACTATTTTTAAGACTATTTACACCCGATTTACCTAAAAACGCTTTTGAGGGCACACATCCGCAACCCGAATTCCCAGAGGGTAACATATCTTTTATGTATGAAATACCAGCCATGCGTGCCTTCAAACCTTTAGAACACCAAGGACCAGAAAGTCAACCAACCAACATACGTATTAAAAATGGTGACGATGGTATTCCAATGACTTTATGGTTTGATTTTAGAGATAATTAA
- a CDS encoding TonB-dependent receptor, whose product MKQFLCNYLIIVSFIFSGFASNAQEKAINGNIQDTNNLPLPGVNVLVKNTTRGAQSDFDGNFTITAKVGEILVFSFVGMKTTEITVDSKSSYNIVLQEDASQLDEVVVVGYGTQKKSDVTGALVSVSAEDITSRPVNNAIEAIQGKAAGVDITSNERPGQLGSITIRGVRSLSASNSPLYVLDGIPLITGGIQNVNPQDIESIDILKDASATAIYGSRGANGVVIITTKRGKSGKYTLSYNTSITSENIHESAPNFSGADFIEYRRWAKYYSNTATFPRGDEPTQANDAAIFTGDDTAFNNILQGWVGGNWDGSKVTDTDWTDFVTRTGITTQHTLSASGGTEKMKAYGSFGYTDNKGVILGQKFKRYNGNLSIDITPTEWFSFGGNLNTSYAIQEYGQSEEGNVAVSARDGLYESARGIFQYTLPYDDAGNRVENPGGDNAVKTIIDEEKYSQDQRVTLRAFGSFYAQLDFGAFSPALEGLKLRTNFGPDIETYRDGIYIDGKSVIRTGSSYASLEKRQRLSYTLDNLLYYNKTLEKHDFGVTLLQSQTQFKEESSSMNANNIPFSSQKWNALSSANVSLSGYDSDISERQLLSYMGRLNYGFDNKYLVTLSGRYDGASQLAEGNKWAFFPSAAIGWRIDKEDFLSGSDWINQLKLRLGVGVTGNSAIDPYATKGGVSPLFYAIGSTSIAGIQANLVEIDDENYTLFANKELGWEKTTQYNIGLDFSLFKGRLSGGLDAYLSKTTDLLLLKSILPINGYDATYANIGETKSRGLDLTLNTINVQNDNFRWSTDFSGSYQDNEIVSLANGKEDDINNEWFIGESQKIIYGYESNGIWKESDQAEMDKFNANGTNFTAGNARPVDQNGDYELDANNDRVIIGSEIPKFIVGLTNTFSYKDFELSIFMYGRLGYTYNTNGEGLVGRYNSRAVNYYTENNKNSEYQKPIYSAGNGDPFFATLGYRSGSFVKIRNISLGYNLPESVTSSLGISKLRFYAQATNPGMLFSKVDWIDLDVRSSVSNRGFVFGMNVEF is encoded by the coding sequence ATGAAACAATTTCTATGCAATTATTTAATTATTGTTTCCTTTATTTTTTCTGGGTTTGCATCCAATGCCCAAGAAAAAGCTATAAATGGAAACATTCAAGACACCAATAATCTTCCTTTACCAGGGGTAAATGTTTTGGTAAAGAACACAACGCGAGGAGCACAATCAGATTTTGATGGTAATTTCACCATCACTGCTAAAGTAGGCGAAATTTTAGTATTTTCTTTTGTGGGTATGAAAACAACCGAAATCACAGTAGATTCAAAATCTAGCTATAATATTGTTTTGCAAGAAGACGCTTCACAATTAGACGAAGTTGTAGTAGTAGGTTATGGAACTCAAAAGAAATCAGATGTAACTGGAGCATTGGTAAGCGTAAGTGCTGAAGACATTACTTCTAGACCTGTTAACAATGCCATTGAGGCTATACAAGGTAAAGCTGCTGGTGTTGATATCACTTCAAATGAAAGACCTGGACAGCTAGGAAGTATTACTATACGCGGTGTACGTTCATTATCTGCTTCAAATTCCCCGCTTTATGTATTAGATGGAATTCCGCTAATTACTGGGGGTATACAAAATGTAAACCCTCAAGATATTGAATCAATAGATATCCTTAAAGATGCATCAGCAACTGCTATTTATGGTTCTAGAGGTGCAAATGGTGTTGTTATTATTACAACCAAAAGAGGAAAAAGTGGGAAATACACATTAAGTTATAATACATCTATAACAAGTGAAAATATTCATGAGTCTGCCCCTAATTTTAGTGGAGCCGACTTTATAGAGTATCGTCGTTGGGCTAAATATTATTCGAACACAGCTACTTTCCCAAGAGGAGATGAGCCGACTCAAGCTAATGATGCTGCTATTTTTACAGGAGATGATACTGCTTTTAACAATATACTCCAAGGTTGGGTTGGTGGAAATTGGGATGGCTCTAAAGTTACCGATACAGATTGGACAGACTTTGTTACCAGAACAGGTATTACAACACAACATACGTTAAGTGCTAGTGGTGGTACAGAAAAAATGAAAGCCTATGGATCTTTTGGATACACGGATAACAAAGGTGTAATATTAGGTCAAAAGTTTAAGAGATATAATGGAAATTTAAGTATTGATATTACGCCTACCGAATGGTTTTCTTTTGGAGGAAATCTTAATACGTCTTATGCTATTCAAGAATATGGTCAATCTGAAGAAGGTAACGTAGCAGTATCTGCTCGAGATGGTTTATATGAAAGTGCTAGAGGTATTTTTCAATATACACTTCCTTATGATGATGCAGGAAATAGAGTAGAAAATCCAGGAGGAGATAATGCGGTAAAAACAATTATTGACGAAGAAAAATACTCTCAAGATCAACGTGTAACTTTACGTGCATTCGGTAGTTTCTATGCTCAGCTTGATTTCGGTGCTTTTTCGCCCGCTTTAGAAGGATTGAAATTACGTACAAATTTTGGTCCTGATATTGAAACTTATAGAGATGGTATATATATTGATGGAAAGTCTGTAATTAGAACTGGTTCTAGCTATGCCTCTTTAGAAAAAAGACAAAGATTATCATATACTTTAGATAATTTATTATACTACAATAAAACTTTAGAAAAACACGATTTTGGTGTAACCTTACTACAAAGTCAAACACAATTTAAAGAAGAGTCGAGTTCTATGAATGCAAATAACATTCCTTTTTCAAGCCAAAAATGGAATGCTTTAAGTAGTGCAAATGTTTCTCTTTCAGGATATGATTCTGATATAAGTGAGAGACAATTGTTATCATATATGGGCCGTTTAAATTATGGCTTTGATAATAAGTACTTGGTAACTTTATCAGGTCGTTATGATGGTGCATCTCAATTAGCTGAGGGCAATAAATGGGCATTTTTCCCAAGTGCTGCAATAGGGTGGCGTATTGATAAAGAAGACTTTTTATCAGGTTCTGATTGGATTAATCAATTAAAATTGCGTTTAGGAGTTGGTGTTACTGGTAACTCTGCCATTGATCCTTATGCGACGAAAGGTGGAGTATCTCCTTTGTTTTACGCCATTGGAAGCACTTCTATTGCCGGCATACAAGCTAATTTAGTAGAAATAGATGATGAAAATTACACCCTTTTTGCAAATAAAGAATTAGGCTGGGAAAAAACGACCCAATACAACATAGGATTAGATTTTTCATTATTTAAAGGAAGACTATCTGGTGGTCTAGATGCCTATCTCTCTAAAACAACCGATTTATTACTTCTAAAAAGTATACTACCAATTAATGGTTATGATGCAACATACGCTAACATTGGAGAAACTAAATCTAGAGGTTTAGATTTAACTTTAAATACTATTAATGTTCAAAATGACAATTTTAGATGGTCTACAGATTTTAGTGGATCATACCAAGATAATGAAATCGTTTCGTTAGCTAACGGTAAAGAAGATGATATCAATAATGAATGGTTCATTGGAGAATCCCAAAAGATTATATACGGGTATGAATCAAATGGTATTTGGAAAGAATCAGATCAAGCTGAAATGGACAAATTTAATGCAAATGGCACAAATTTTACAGCAGGAAATGCACGTCCTGTAGATCAAAATGGAGATTATGAACTTGATGCAAATAACGACCGTGTTATTATAGGTAGTGAAATTCCTAAATTTATTGTGGGTTTAACAAATACATTTTCGTATAAAGATTTTGAATTATCGATATTCATGTATGGTCGTCTAGGTTATACCTATAATACAAATGGCGAAGGTTTAGTTGGGAGATACAATTCTAGAGCTGTAAATTACTATACCGAAAACAATAAAAATTCTGAATACCAAAAGCCAATATATTCAGCTGGTAATGGCGATCCTTTTTTTGCTACACTTGGTTATAGAAGCGGTTCTTTTGTGAAAATTAGAAATATTTCTTTAGGTTATAATCTTCCTGAAAGTGTTACAAGCAGTTTGGGTATTTCTAAACTGCGTTTTTATGCTCAAGCAACGAACCCTGGTATGCTGTTTTCTAAAGTTGATTGGATTGACTTAGATGTAAGAAGCTCTGTATCTAACAGAGGCTTTGTGTTTGGAATGAATGTAGAATTTTAA
- a CDS encoding rhamnogalacturonan acetylesterase: MIPLKHIFFLLLHIVFLFNTTAQNNLSQSFNFGINTNEKNTTYINNPILYNDALGYGFDFQSGQNIKFKKNFITSKQSIYFSVKLPEGNYKINVVLGGKKCSTTTIKAESRRLMLKEITLDKNNTTQQSFTVNIRSPKINTTEYIKVKDRDKNQLNWDDKLTLEFSGTPVIQSVKISPVSNVKTLFLAGDSTVTDQDLEPWASWGQFITNYFNSDIVVANYAESGATLSSFKGTKRLDKILTFMKPNDYVFIEFGHNDEKIKGEGNGAWGLYTNSLKEFITKFREKGGSPVLVTPTQRRAFNNDGTLKPTHGDFPDAMRKVAIDLQVPLIDITEMTTYMYESWGNDGSRNAFVQYPANTFPGQAEKLEDNTHFNSFGANEIAKGVVQSIKDLKLDIAQYLKPNLPNYNPKKPDNFSDWTLPMSTRFENSKPDGN; this comes from the coding sequence ATGATTCCCTTAAAACACATTTTTTTCCTGCTTTTACACATTGTTTTTCTATTTAATACTACCGCACAAAACAACCTTAGTCAAAGTTTCAATTTTGGAATTAATACAAACGAAAAGAATACCACTTACATAAATAACCCCATATTATATAATGATGCTTTAGGTTATGGTTTCGATTTTCAATCTGGACAAAACATAAAATTCAAAAAAAACTTCATCACAAGTAAACAAAGTATCTATTTCTCGGTAAAACTTCCCGAAGGGAATTATAAAATAAATGTGGTTTTAGGAGGTAAAAAATGTTCTACAACTACTATAAAAGCAGAATCTAGAAGATTAATGCTAAAAGAAATAACTTTAGATAAAAACAATACCACGCAACAATCCTTTACCGTAAATATTAGGTCTCCTAAAATTAATACTACCGAATATATTAAAGTTAAAGACCGTGACAAAAACCAATTAAATTGGGATGATAAATTAACTTTGGAATTTTCCGGAACGCCTGTTATTCAAAGTGTAAAAATCAGCCCTGTTTCAAACGTTAAAACCTTGTTTTTAGCAGGTGATTCTACCGTAACCGACCAAGATTTAGAGCCATGGGCCTCTTGGGGACAATTTATTACCAATTATTTTAATTCAGATATTGTTGTAGCAAACTATGCAGAATCGGGTGCCACATTAAGTTCATTTAAAGGAACCAAACGATTGGATAAAATATTAACCTTTATGAAGCCAAACGATTATGTATTTATAGAATTTGGACATAATGATGAAAAAATAAAAGGAGAAGGCAATGGTGCTTGGGGATTATACACAAACTCTCTAAAAGAATTCATTACAAAATTTAGAGAAAAAGGAGGCTCTCCTGTATTAGTAACACCAACTCAACGCAGAGCTTTTAACAACGATGGCACCTTAAAGCCAACACATGGCGATTTCCCGGATGCTATGCGAAAAGTCGCAATAGATTTACAAGTACCACTCATTGACATTACAGAAATGACCACATATATGTATGAAAGTTGGGGAAATGACGGTTCAAGAAATGCATTTGTACAATACCCTGCTAACACATTTCCTGGGCAGGCAGAAAAACTAGAAGACAATACACACTTTAACAGTTTTGGCGCTAATGAAATTGCTAAAGGCGTTGTGCAAAGTATTAAAGATTTAAAATTAGATATTGCTCAATACTTAAAACCTAATTTACCAAACTACAATCCTAAAAAACCCGACAATTTTAGCGATTGGACTTTACCAATGAGCACAAGATTTGAAAACAGTAAACCAGACGGTAACTAA
- a CDS encoding RagB/SusD family nutrient uptake outer membrane protein — translation MKNYKKLYTYLFCALALIGSLTSCSKDNFLDEELTTKRGNTYYNTEEGIKDLAIGTYYRVLASPFPSEQQFATTNYGTDEFHVGGDDTNSPWNNYDPRFGSIVITTRTQANEAWDNFYIGIGLANQLIESATNIESTNPEIKNISLGEGYFFRAYNYLKLVRQYGGVPLKLTVSTIVEFEFTRASAEEVLAQVISDFTKAYNLLDNTGAHPHRISKDAAAHYLAKAYLTRASEINDSWNSATKTADLQQVVTLADEVIANHPLATNYQELWAYTGPDGPNEYLPEIILSASFSSDQALETSNFSTVVFTARYDDMTTMQRDLTGMRPYSRLASTYFTYDVFDHVNDSRFWKTFRTKHRVNKGGVFGGITYTPGVDLGIMYIINSSTDNRFATTINNNNPSILYDVTGKTIPHVYVAHAADNVGLLANPRFPSLSKHFDASRLNVNDNRGVRDEILARSAETNLMAAEAKIRLAAAGSGTYSDALIYINKVRNRSTYKNGEDRRYYTDGAESYPNSPFSQPFANNSYMNENSYYESNNIPVTTTATNLTIISTAALPAEDEAVITKLGYSSQYDRMLCLVLNERTRELCGEWHRWEDLSRTKTLVARAKAYNPEAAPNIKDFHVLRPIPQTFLDGVYTEGRPLNASEKDAMQNPGY, via the coding sequence ATGAAAAATTATAAAAAACTATATACATACCTGTTTTGTGCTTTAGCATTAATAGGTAGTCTTACTTCTTGTTCCAAAGACAATTTTCTTGATGAAGAATTAACAACAAAAAGAGGTAATACATATTACAATACCGAAGAAGGCATTAAAGATTTGGCAATTGGAACATACTATAGAGTATTAGCCTCTCCATTTCCATCAGAACAACAATTTGCAACAACTAATTATGGAACTGATGAATTTCATGTAGGTGGTGATGATACTAATAGTCCTTGGAATAATTATGATCCTAGATTTGGTTCAATTGTAATAACTACAAGAACACAAGCAAATGAAGCCTGGGATAATTTTTATATAGGTATTGGATTAGCAAATCAATTAATTGAATCTGCTACAAATATAGAATCTACAAATCCAGAAATAAAAAATATATCTTTAGGTGAAGGCTATTTCTTCAGAGCTTATAACTATTTAAAATTAGTTAGACAATATGGTGGGGTGCCTTTAAAACTTACAGTTAGTACAATTGTAGAGTTCGAATTCACACGTGCTAGTGCAGAAGAAGTATTAGCTCAAGTTATTAGTGATTTTACTAAAGCCTATAATTTATTGGATAATACAGGAGCACATCCTCATAGAATAAGTAAAGATGCCGCGGCTCATTATTTAGCAAAAGCCTATTTAACTCGTGCAAGTGAAATTAATGATTCGTGGAACTCTGCTACAAAAACAGCAGATTTACAACAAGTTGTAACTTTAGCTGATGAAGTAATTGCTAACCACCCGTTAGCAACTAATTATCAAGAACTTTGGGCATATACTGGCCCCGATGGTCCAAATGAGTATTTACCAGAAATAATTTTATCCGCTTCATTCAGTAGTGATCAAGCACTTGAAACTTCTAATTTTAGTACCGTTGTTTTTACAGCGCGTTATGATGATATGACAACGATGCAACGTGATTTAACAGGCATGCGCCCATACAGTCGTTTAGCTAGTACATATTTCACCTATGATGTTTTTGACCATGTAAATGATTCTCGCTTTTGGAAAACTTTCAGAACTAAACATCGCGTAAACAAAGGTGGTGTGTTTGGAGGAATCACTTATACGCCTGGTGTAGATTTAGGTATTATGTATATTATAAATTCTTCTACAGATAATCGTTTTGCCACTACTATAAATAATAACAATCCTAGTATTTTATACGATGTTACTGGAAAAACAATTCCTCATGTTTATGTAGCACATGCTGCTGATAATGTTGGTTTATTAGCAAACCCTAGGTTCCCTTCCTTATCAAAACATTTTGATGCATCCAGATTAAATGTAAATGATAATAGAGGGGTTCGTGACGAAATTTTAGCACGTTCTGCTGAAACTAATTTAATGGCTGCAGAGGCAAAAATACGTTTAGCAGCGGCAGGATCAGGAACTTATTCTGATGCTTTAATTTATATTAATAAAGTTCGTAATCGTAGTACCTATAAAAATGGAGAAGATCGTCGCTATTATACAGATGGCGCAGAATCATACCCTAATTCTCCATTTTCGCAACCATTTGCTAATAACTCATACATGAATGAAAACTCATATTACGAATCTAACAATATTCCTGTAACTACAACGGCTACAAATTTAACAATTATAAGTACTGCAGCTCTTCCTGCTGAAGATGAAGCTGTAATCACGAAATTGGGTTACTCTAGTCAGTACGACCGTATGCTTTGTTTAGTATTAAATGAGCGCACAAGAGAACTTTGCGGCGAATGGCATCGTTGGGAAGATTTAAGTCGTACTAAAACATTAGTAGCTAGAGCTAAAGCTTATAACCCTGAAGCTGCACCAAACATAAAAGATTTTCATGTTTTAAGACCCATTCCTCAAACATTTCTTGATGGGGTTTATACAGAAGGTAGACCTTTAAATGCTAGTGAAAAAGATGCAATGCAAAATCCTGGATACTAG
- a CDS encoding GntR family transcriptional regulator has protein sequence MSQLIEIKINESSRIPKYKQIVDSIINDISKGKLKIGEKIPSINELSESCYLSRDTVEKAYKQLKEQKVIVSVKGKGYYTAKTDLISKINIFFMINKLSSYKMMIYNSFVNSIGVNGHVTLSVYHCEESLFTRTLEKSLGAFDYYVIMPHFKTDDLNHTSTTHVVEKMIEKIPKDKLIILDNNKLDIKGNYGSVYQDFQEDIYDALKIGLEKLKKYDKLVLVYPSKSVYPYPLRIVHGFRKFCSKYNFDFEILEQIYDDMDLESRDVYVIIEENDLVNLVRQVRTKNLILGKDIGIISYNDTPLKDLLGINVVSTHFKAMGETASDLVLNNKKEKIKNVFEYIKRNSV, from the coding sequence ATGTCTCAATTAATAGAAATAAAAATTAATGAATCTTCTCGTATTCCAAAATACAAGCAAATTGTAGATTCTATTATTAATGATATTTCGAAAGGGAAATTAAAAATTGGTGAAAAAATCCCGTCAATAAATGAACTAAGCGAATCTTGCTACCTTTCCAGAGACACTGTTGAAAAAGCATACAAACAACTTAAAGAGCAAAAAGTAATTGTATCGGTTAAAGGCAAAGGCTATTACACTGCTAAGACAGATTTGATTTCTAAAATCAATATCTTTTTTATGATTAACAAACTTAGCTCTTATAAAATGATGATTTACAACTCATTTGTAAATAGTATTGGTGTTAATGGTCATGTAACCTTATCTGTTTATCACTGCGAAGAATCTCTTTTCACTAGAACTTTAGAAAAAAGTCTTGGGGCTTTTGATTATTATGTGATAATGCCCCATTTTAAAACAGACGATTTAAATCATACAAGTACCACTCATGTGGTAGAAAAAATGATTGAAAAAATTCCTAAAGATAAACTTATCATCTTAGACAACAATAAATTAGATATTAAAGGGAATTATGGCTCTGTATATCAAGACTTTCAAGAAGATATATATGATGCTTTAAAAATAGGCTTGGAAAAATTAAAAAAATATGACAAGTTAGTTTTAGTATATCCTTCAAAATCTGTTTATCCTTATCCTTTAAGAATTGTTCATGGCTTTAGAAAATTCTGTTCAAAATATAATTTTGACTTTGAAATTTTGGAACAAATATATGATGACATGGATCTTGAAAGTAGAGATGTTTATGTTATTATAGAAGAAAATGACTTGGTTAATTTAGTAAGACAAGTTCGCACAAAAAACTTAATACTCGGAAAAGATATTGGTATCATTTCTTATAACGATACACCTTTAAAGGATTTGTTAGGTATAAACGTAGTAAGTACCCATTTTAAAGCCATGGGTGAAACTGCTTCCGATCTAGTTTTAAATAATAAAAAAGAAAAAATTAAGAATGTTTTTGAGTATATAAAGCGTAATTCAGTTTAA